Genomic segment of Malania oleifera isolate guangnan ecotype guangnan chromosome 7, ASM2987363v1, whole genome shotgun sequence:
TCCAAGAAATATGCCACCTCTAATAACTCCTATAATATTTCTCATATGTACCAAGAGGAACAAATTCCAGATGTGAGGCATCCCACCACCAATTCCGAGTCGCTTTTaatacaaatattctgatattCCAACTCTTTACAGAACCAAATACCACTAGTAAGAGCCCACAACTCCGTTCCATATCTACCTTATGTACACATAGGTGTGCACAGTTATGTAAAAATTTTAGatatcctaaaaataaaataagagggAAGTGAGTTCATCTGTGTACACATAATCCCACTCAATATTACAATTTTTGAGAAATCGTTTGTATCAAAATCCGATAATCTATAGCCATCTAGAAAGTTTGATGATCCATTTAGGAACTGAATCATTTTATTGACCATCAATAATGCATTACTATGAAATATTCTACCATTGTTTCATAGATAAAACACTATGTAGACATATAATGCATCTCAATGCCCTTTTTAAGGAAGTGAATTTAGGTATTAAGATCCTATATTATTAGTCTAAAAATCAATTCTCTGCCATTAAAAAATTTTGTATTAACCATGTACTGTTCTTCTCACGCTACCCTATTTGACTATTTTTCTTAATGtcttcatcctctctctctctctctttataaatatatatatatatatatatatatatatatatatatatatatgacaatctCTAGTTTTATCTCCTCTAATTGCATTTCTTTTATCATGAATATAAaagtatttatttaaaaataatatattatggcTACACTCATGACTAAGTGATACCTTACAATGTTACAGTGCAAAAAAATCACTTTTCatcaaataatattaattttttaagttGCCTTTCCCAATGTCTTTAACTATTCCATATTTTTCCCTTCCAAggctataattatttattaattcattatATTATTCAACTTGTTCTCTTTCAATACATATCTTTGTTTATCCTccttttaataattttttctaCATTTTTCCCCTTCTTACTTATTTCTTCCCACATTATTTTATCAAAGTTTAGACACCAATTTGTATCCTAATGCAAGCTATGTGCTTATAATTTATGTCCAATTGTGCATATATAGCATAAGTCCATGGCTAGCTAGTTAATTATTAGACCCTTTTTTTCAAGCTTacatgatgatattattatagtCATAGTGTTAGATCCTCTCACCAAAATGAGTGAGAGGGAAGGCATGTGGCTATGGTAGCCCTGAGCTCAAGTCTAATAAACTCTTGGGTCAATTCTAAATAGGGAAATGAAGTAAAATATTAAGGACAAAAGGAAACAAGTCACATGGCTCAATCCATATGCAGATCAAGGCAAGCATTTCAAAATGAAATTAGCTACTCAAAACGTGGATAATtgagactttaaaaaaaaaaaaaaacttaaggatttgagagcatatatatatattgagggGCTGTCAAAGGTCCAAAGAATTTCAGCACTTAGCTAGCATCAATTGTCAACATGGGTTCATGGGTTTTGTGGGTTTTGTGATATGGTGTTGAATTGAAGAGTCAAGACAATGCAAATAGATCTATACATATGGGTAGGCTAATTAAATAATCCTTCTCCTAAATTAATTAAGTAGTTAATATGAAATGAGCTTAGAAAAATTGGACAATAAGACTGATATAATGTAAATCAGGACGGTTCATGAATGTTAgcatataaaaattcatatttattattaataaatctttaaagatTCATCTCCTTTATGAAAGTCACCGTGCATTTACCAAAGGTCATCTATTAATAAATTTAAAGATCAATtttaatcaattgaatattaaaattcgTTTTGGTGGTTTATGACTACCTATCCATTATTCTCGGGCATTTTTCTGTTCATCATCACAAAATTCTAAAGAGAAGAATACAAACTAGTAGCGAAtctatttaattaagaaaagattcTCTCAATCTTATTCAACAAGTTCAAGTTTTCCTTTTGACTTGCCAAATTCGagtgaaataaaataaattcttCTTTTTATCATTAAGTTTGTTACACCAAAACAGAACAATATATATTACTCAAATTGAGCTCTCACATGCCCATTTGATTGCATTACATAAAAAGATATTAGTTAGcacaattttgtattatatcgATACACAGTAATGTTCTCTAAAAGACATCAACAATTTTAGTATGCAATGAGCACACAATGTTGTAGGTCAAATCTTAAATTCAAACTCAATTAGTTAAGATAGCATAGTGAAGAAATTGAGATGGGATATAGACTATCTCTATTATGAAAATATAATCAAATTGAACTTCTTTAAAAAGGATACAAAAAGAGACAAATATGCTTATAAAAGAAACAatcctaaaaagaaaaaaagaaaagaaaaaagggggggggggggtaatgcCATCAAAACAAGCTTGTCTGATTGtggtgttcttcttcttccaaatTTCTTGGAGTTGATTGAATCTAGAACTTAGTTCCTGCTTCTCTTGTTACACTTATATGAAAGTGTTGATGCTTTAGTGAAGAGTGACAGTGAGGGTATTCTATACATCCCTTTTACTCTAATACTAGCTCTCTAAATCAATTTGCAGCTCTCAAAGATTTGGTCAGTTCACGCAATAGTTATTTCttggaataagatgaaatatagtaaacatttttgaaaatgtaaCTAATAGCTATTCTTGTATGTtcatcattttttcattcaatatatatatacaattaactCGAAGGATCTCTTGTGGCATTGGGTGTTTCATGGTACCCAACTTATCTAATTTCCTGGTTGGATGTCTTGCTATTTCTCTGCAGATTCTTTCTGTAAGGAAATGATGAGGGAGAAATTCTCCCTTTTCTGATTCCCATGCCTTGATATTTCCTCCGGAAGCCCCTCTTGTGTTCAGAATTGCACAATCTGTATGACTATTTCTCCAAACTGACTTCGTGTCCTTACTGTCTTTTTCTCCCAGTTTATTTCTTGAAAGCACATGTTGTACGACTTCCAATCTTCATCTTTTGTTTTATTCTTCTTTGTTGGCTGAATCATTAAATCCCCTATCATTCCTTGAGATATTTTTTACTATCATGGGATTTCCACAATTGCATCCATCAACTCAGTCCGTTCTCAATTTCTATAAATTGTTGGCAAAAGTTCAATGCAGTCTTCTTGTCTATCCCCGACTTCTTTTCTGACTTTCACGGTTTTCCCCTTACTTTTGTTTGCGCTTATTTTAATCCCGAAAAATTCACAATTTCGCCTTAATTTCAGTTGTTTGGAAGTCTTACTTGTTTGCTTGCAGGGTGACGGTGGTTTTCAGATTGGGAAGTGTTCTCTTATATTTTATCTGATGAGGGAGGTTGTTTTATCCTTACTTTTCTATAATCTTATTTGGAGTTTCCAAGCATCTTACTCGATTTTTCCCTATAATGATATTACCTTttcaaatacacacacacacaataagaAAAGAATATACATTTCtataataaaatttgaaaaagctTGACATTATTATCTATTTAATGATATCAACATAATTTTTTACATAACTAATTATAATTAACctatataattaatttatttctagGAATAAACATCCTGCAATCCAAACGTAGGGTCATTGTGTTCAACTATCTCAAATCTTTTCTTCAACTTATAcacaattttattattattattattattattattattattattattattattattattattttgtaaggAATAATTAATATACCAATCTAACCTTGTGCATGGTTCGTGGAATGTCTATTCCTAGAGATAGATTAATTGTAATAGGTaagtaaaaattaattatataaaaaattatgttaataccataaaacaaataataatgtaaaacTTTTTATAAGCTCATAACAAGGAATGGATAAAAAATTCAGCATGGGAATGTCtaattcctttcttattacatatggatgaaataataaaatatatatatatatatatatatatatataaataactattaccaacattttcaaattttttgttaTATTACATGTTATTCTAAGGAATAATTATTCCATGAACGAAATGAACCGGAAGGTTTAATGGGATTTCTGTTTTGTATCGATGCTATTTCAGGCTTTATTGAGAGATTAATTAAAACATTACCCACTTTCTATCTTGGTCTAACTTTAATTGCATGTTTGCTAAGTAGAAATGGAATGAAATCGAGAGGAATTGAATCAAATTTACCACTTGATTTTGTCATGTTTatcattcaaatttttattttattcttttattccaCCCGTAAACTAAACATGGCCTAAGAGTACTTGCTCATATGATGAAACCCCACTAGGGATCCAATCGTAGAACCTATTAATTCTTGATTCTTCTATATGATCATTGTTTGGATggttttaaatatcattatttagTAGCTTTATTGTTTGGGATCATGAAATAGTATATTGGCAACGAAAGGCAAAACATTAACATCACAATATATCACATTTGGCACATATAAAATCCCTCCCGCTCAAAAATTAAAGTGTCATACATCCATTTAAATAGAAACAAGGATTTGATATATATTGAGGCCTTTATGTTTGGATGCTGATTAATTAATCTCCTGAGCACATTCAATAACTTAATAGTTCAAGCCCAACTGGGTTTGCTCAAGCTGTAAGGGTAAAGTTGAACTTTGATTATGTTAAgatctcatattcaactcctaaCTTGTAATTTGTCTAGTGAATTAAGGGAAGCGTCAATGGACGGACCAACAATGTATCATTCTTCCAGTTTGGTACTGCCTAGGTAGGTTCAGGTTGAGTTATgtgtcataaatttttttttttaaaaaataacccaATAGTTCAAGTTATTttctattcctttttttttttccaatatatATCCTCTAGCTTcccttcctttattattttcccCTCAATTTTTTGTATACTTCAATCCATGAGTGGATGAATATAAGTTCTTGCTTTACAATCCCAAAGAGAAAAAACAAAATCACCAACCAAGCAACATAATATACCACAACAAGACAACAAACATGGCAATCAAGAGATGGAATAAACCTAAAATATGCccataattaattaattcattcattcattagtaGTCATCATAATTATTCATACACCCCATATGACTCATTTATcttttaattgattaaaataGGACAAATTAAAGAgcttaattaactaattaattatcaaGAAAACAAAAACATGGTGATCGATTGAAGCATAAAAACTCCATCCTCCTtatgattaatttattaaatatataaatatacaatcatTAATTCATtcaaaatggaaacaaaaatcaGGAGGAGTACTTTGGGCAAGAGACCTCTTGCAGTAAGCAATGGCAGCCTCAACTGAATTCTCTTTAATCGTGTAAATCTTGCCATTgctctgatgatgatgatgatgacttgcaGGCCTCACCCCTCTGTGAATTGGTGAGCACTTGATAGAACTTGGGCAGCTCCTGGTGGCAAACTTACTATTAACACTGTTATGGTTTTGATACTCTCTGCGAGAAATGTTATTGAGACTTATGCTCATGGCTTCCAACACTCCTCTTATGGTGTCCAAGTTCACCTCCAGCACTCTTGATGATTTCTGGTCACTGCAGCTGCCTCCTGCAATGGCTGTGCTACAACTGTTACTGCTTCCGAGACACGTGTCGAGGTCGACGCCAGTTCGGGTCGACCCTGTTCCAGGCACTGACTGCAGCCTGTTGAAGGACTTGGGGATTACTCTTCTGTAGTCCCTGTGGTGGGTGTCTCTATGTTGATGATCAGGGCAGAGAGGCTCTCTGGACTTCATGTAGGATGCCAGCATTGATTTTATCTTCATGGATTTGAACTTCATGAAGAACTTCATGAGTCCTCCATTTATTGCAGCTGTTACCTTTGTCACTTTCCTTCAATGACacaagaaaaattgaaaatatgcATGAAAATTAAGACagttcataaaattttaaagGGAAAAAAAGATTATTGAAAGTTATTTAACTGTGGAATAATTAATTAAGGATTAATATAATTGATTGATGGCTACTTTCAAGCAATTTTCTTGTCACAATTTCTCTTTATTTTACACTGTACACATCAATGTCATGTTAATTCGGCAATAAGGACAGGTTGATTAGGAAGTACATGATGAGTGTTGGCCTTGTAATTACAAAAATCCGTGGGAAGCTTCAACATCATTCACAAGTTAATTATCAAAAACTAATCATATAATTAACaaatgcatgtgtgtatgttcgTACCTGCTCCGCGGCAACTCTTGGTTATTATGGATTTCGTTTTGGATTGTCGATTGGGGACTTTGATGGGAAGAACATGTACTATCTCGGGTCTCGTTGCCGATCCCCTCCTCCGATGAATATGCCCTCGTGCTTGATGAGGATTGCATCATCTCCTCCGCTTTATTGCTGTTGCTGTTGTTGTTATTGCTATCACTTTTAGCAATAGTAGTTTTGGAAGGATTGTGTGAAAGCTCATGAGATTCCGAAGGCAAAAAAATAGTATTTTGTGTGGAAGGAGTGCTTGATGTGATTCGAGGCGGCGATGGCAACGAAGAAAAGCTCTCAGTTTGATCGGTGTCGGGGCGGACGATGGTTTCTAGGGTTTTGGGAGGCATAAGAAACAGCTCCCGTGCCAAACCTCGGCCGTGGAGTTCCGGGAAGAGGCAGGAGGACGAAAAGGAGATGCGAAACTCCAAATCGTCATCTTCAACATCGTCGGAGCAAGGACGGCGCTCAAGAGAGATTTCGATGTAAGAATCATCGTCGTCGTCCTCGTCACAGTCATCGTCGGAGTCGTCAAAGAAGACACCGAGGTAGGTAGGAGAGTTGAAGTCTTGGCAGGTGATCAGGGAGAAACTCTCTCCCTGCAGTTCTGGATCATGGAAGCTGATCATGTCCTCCATGATCAGAACTAAAATCTAGTGACACAAGATCTAgctctgagagagagagagatggtgatCAGGGatggaaattaaagaaaaaaaaattgaatggagGAGAGGGAAGAGGCATGTGCATGCATGGTGTAGTATAATAGCATAGGAAGCAGCTAGCTAGGTAGGGGAAATTGCTTATGAAATAGCTTGGATGATTTAAAGGAGAGAGGCTAAGGTGAGGGAGAGAGGGGTTGGTGCTGTGCTGACTTTGCACTTTGCTCAGGAAGaggagacacacacacacacacacacacagatatatatatatatatatatatatatatatatatatatatatatatatataaaagactAATATATGAGGAAAACTTCGCCCCAACACCCCACACGGTTGCCCATtctaagaaagagagagagagagagagagagaagagattttGGACCCCTAAGTCAAAGTGATAGGTGAATATTTGaaagtttttttattattatttttaatacatttattaaaaaaatgtcCTAAATGCAAATGTGTAAGTAGTAGTTGTGATTGTTGTTACGGTCCACTTTGAGAGTTTTTCTCAATAAATTATTAAGAGTGCGTCAATGGGCAGGCAGCTTTCATCCCTCAGATTTGGAGTCCTTGGGttatcaaaaacaaaaaatagtagTAGTTAAAAATTGTCATTATCAGGGGTGTATCAATAGGCGGGTGACTTTCACCCTCCAGGTTTGAAATCTCTGGGtcatcgaaaaaaaaaaaaaaaaatagtagtagTTAAAGACTatctttcctcttttttttttttctcttcctttaaATTTTTGCGTGGTTTTAGATAACCACAATGGATATAGAATGAATAAATGTGATCTTTTTGAATCACTCTAATTCCGACACGTGaatatttagaatttaattttttttcatgattttgtGTACCTCAATCGGAAAATGATATTTCTAGACAAGTGGTTCGAGATTATCTTTGATGTTATTAATGTAGTGGTCTAGGAAACGAGCCAAAATTTTCTCTTCCCTTGGGGTTGTAATTGATTCTTTAATAAAgtctttaattatttatttatgtgataTTAAATCTTGAATTATTTTGTTAATGTAGGAAGAAGGGATGAGGTTAGAAATGAAATTTTGGGTGGATCAAGGTGGATTTCCACACCGCACGTGAATGCATAGTCATCATTAACGTTTGTGTAGGAAAAGTGGGCACAACTCACGCTTTGTGCCTTTGCATCATGCCCTTAAACTGCTCTTTAAGTAATTAACAtgttgcattattattattattattattattattattattattattattgttattattattattattattattatttaatgatATAGGGATCTTATGTGATCTAAAAGTCAAATTCACTTCAAAGTTTGCACCTCAAGTTGATTAccaacttttaaaaaaaaaaaatgctttggtAAAACAAATGCATCTACAATTCAAGCAAGCTCTAAATTCAAACAAGCTCAATAATTAAACCAATTTTCTTGTAGACTTTTGTGTTTGTGAGTCTATTCTTTTAGGGAGAAAATGCATGTACTTACACTCCCAAAGTATACTttaaccatttaaaaaaaatcctTGACCCTTATTTTTAAGGTTCTGtttgaaacttggaaaatattaggaGATGAAAGGATAATATCAAGGaatccacattttcatgtttggttttcaagaaaagtgagaaagaaaataaaaatcatattaaaTCTATAAACACCATTTTAAGTTTacaaatcattaatatttaatttttcttaattttaagtcatactaaaataaatttttatttttgatagtattCAACAGAGAAGGAAAATACAAAGGAAAATGAATTCCTTCCTTATTTTACTTTCCTTTCCCCCAgaaaaatctttgatccaaacagACCTTAAGAGAattgagaaaaaataataatagagagaaagagatacGCACATATATATCaaatgaagaaaaagacttaaaaaaaaaaaaaaaagggggcggcacctccatttatttattaatacacTCTCACTTTCGGcgaaagaataccatggttataagataaaacaaaaaacTTAGAAGAAACAATTTCTTCACGTATGACTTGGAACCTACCATGAGatgttattataattattagacCCAAGAAAATGATGTTGAACCCAATAATGCATTCTCATCGTCTCAAAATATCTAACTCTATTCTCTTATCTATTTTTTGGTGCAATTTTTGTGCACTTTCCTATAAGAATTCAATTAGCTAATAAAAATACCCAAATGTTGGGCGAGGAAACTAAAACTTGTCCTCATTTGTCTAAGCTCCATTCACCTAGGCAAGCATGCCCCAAATAGCAAGCAAAAGCACAAAGATAATAAGAAGATTGCAAGACTAAAAGTCTTCTTTCATCCTTGCCTTGTTCAAATTCAACCTTACTTATGAAGAGTTGTCCCAATTCATAAGCCAAGTAAAGAGACACACATGAGTAGCAAGAAACTAAGACGAGCCATGCATCTCTTGCGTTAAACATGTCACCTAGGATGCTTAGGGAGTTCACCCAAGGACTACCAAATAGGCTTCATAGGAgaaagaggggaaaaaaaatcTAAAGTCAATCGAATAAAGAGCCAAAAATAAGGAGAGTCTATTTTAGTTAGGATCAACGGTTGATTATGAGGGCGCGTTTTAATAATTTTATGCATTTAAGGACTAGTATTAATGGAAAATTTCTTGTATCTCCAACTTGGAGAATAATAGGGGGTATTCTTCATAAAGGAACTTTAATCAATATTACATAGATAATACAATTGCTTAGTGGTAAACAAGTTCAGTACCTCtctatccccccccccctctctcttacCTTCCTCTTTCTTTTATCTATCTTCTTCATTCTTTTTCCACTTCTTCATAAAGGAACTTTAATCAATATTACATAGATAATACAATAGCTTAGTGCTAAATAAGCCCAGTACCTCTCTATCCCCCCCTTCTCTCTCTTACCTTCCTCTTTCTTTTATCTATCTTCTTCATTCTTTTTCCACTTCTTCTAATCTAggtatttccatttccctctcttttccCTCCTTTTACAATTTTCTATGATTGTTACAATTCATTTATTTTAATTCCCTATTTCATTAGGGTATCCTTTTATAGTAAGGGTATTTATCCAATACCTCTTACAAGATTGGCATAATGATCCATTTCATCCACATATCATATTCATAGACCAACCACCAACCTCCACATCATCTTACACACTGCTTAACTCATTTTTGGTCCAAAACTACCCttaatagaattaattttgagCTTCATGCAATCTTTTATGTAATTTTATATGTGCCCATTAAATCTACTATACTATTAGAAAATATTTCgtaataattgtatgatcatacAATTAAAATGTTCTTAATTTTTTAAGTTAAATATTTCTTGACAACCCCACATTTTCCTAGTTATTGTTAAGCAAGATGAAGATGCTAAACAAAACAATGTTGTGTGTCCAGAATGCCTCTAAGTGCAAGCTATATCTGCACACAATAAGTGTATGCAATTATAGTCTAAAGAAAATAtatatcttcatttttttttacattcGGAATTGACTTTTTCTAATAGTTATTAATAAGATGCTTTTCTATTTTCCCTAGAAAATGTTAGATTGTTCATTCTTTCAGAATTGAAATTTTAGCTCTACTAGCTTTGAGAGAGTACTAAATAGACAATTTGTCATTTGAATTGCTTTCTTTCTACATATGCATAAATTTAAAAGTTATTCCCTATTAAGATTCAATCCAAACAAAGTGATCTAGAGAGAAAGGgcaccctatttttttttttgttcttttttctcTCCCCGAATCATTCAATCCAAGTAAAATGTAAGTTAGCCTAAAAAAAGATCAATTcttgaagtattttattttgaaacATTTTCATTAGTCCTAGAAGTGCTATAACCCCATGCAACCCTAGCCAAGAGAGTTAGGTTGAACACTGAAGCCTTTGAAAACCAAACTCCCTTTGCTTTAGCCATGCATAAAGAATCCTAAGTAGCTAGCAGGACACATTTACCTTTCTTTAAGGGTTACCCCACTAAGATTATAGACTAGTCTTGTTAGGTTATTGCAATGAGAAATAGATTGCCTCATACAATACATGGCATAGGTCAAGCTAGTCTATGCAATAGATTACGAAAAGATATTTATCTTTGCCCTAGACAATAATTTCCTTTTCTGGGCCTAAATTTTTCCtcctataatttattcctcttttTTGAGTTGTTGAAAATCTTTCCTTTTGACCTCTTGTAATTTGGAAAACTAAGATCAATCACTATTTCTTCTCCATTTTCACTCCAAATATTTAATGCAACTTCCTTTATGAATTGCTTTAATTTTGCATTTTCTTGTTAAAGAAGGATGATAATTTGACCAAGTTTCCTCAATCTTTAGCTTGAAACTTACTTATTACAAAACAAAACATATTAAATTGTTGTTTTACGTGCTACCACTATGGCCCTAGCAAAGAGAAGGTCACCAGTAGAGAAACGAGATGTGTGACTTTGCTTACCCAAATCTAATATGGCTTTTATAGTTCCATAAGATAGTCCGATCACACAATATGAAGAGAGGAAATCTCTTTGTTGAAAGCTTTATGCATAGAGAAGTAATGTGAATAACAATATTTTGGGCAATAGGAAATGATGGAAAATTCACATATATCATGATTATATCAACCCATCTATTTGTAAAACCCCCTTTTTGTTAGAATTCTCTTAAGAGAGTTTCATCCAACGCTATCACACTTCTAGTTTAAGATGCTAAAAACTAGCTTTCTCTAGTTTTGTGTAATAGTACAAATCATCTCGGTGTTCCAACCACAAGGATGTTATCCGCAATAAGCTAAGTCAAAATAAAAGCATTTTTATTCTTAGAACCTAATATTTAATAGTATAATCTTAAGCCAATTAGCTAAACTTTAAATTGTTACAAATAAGATTAGGAAATTTAAGAAGTGCGAACCATCAATTTCTGAGAAAAAGATTTGGCCTAGTTTTCTCTAATGATTGAAATATTAATAAACTAagatttagaaaatatttaaataaaatattgaaatTCAAAACAATTATATTGATTAACATCATTGTACAAACCTTCATTTTTTGGTCCCACTTTCTCCTAATAATGAAATATCTAATTCAAGtccattttttaattaaaatattaaaaaaaacacaaagccaataaaaattttaaaaattaacattttaaaatttttttattattggcCAGGTTAACCCATGAGAAAACAAATGCACAATCAATAAAAATGTTAAGAATTGTAATTTTTCATTCAATGTAACACATAAAAATTCAATCGAACTAAATTATTAAGAAAcacaaaaccaaaaataaaaaataaaatatttttagaattttctcaaaaaattggcTAAGTAAACTCAtcgaaaaacaaaaacaacacaaccaataaaaaaattaaagtctATTTGGTAtcgtttttgttttctatttgttagttttatcgtgatcccaagagggaggtgaattggtacttttaaaattaatcccctaggtcagtatcctaacagcagtatattcacaaccctatggtcaatctagtgcaggtaaagtaaattaattataatatgtactagaaattaaataatgcaatttaattaactgTGCATgtaccaaaaagcagtaaagagaagtgacacgcaaaaatgttatcgaagttcggaaaattgcctatgtccccaccttggctaacaagtataaggattaccactataatgctcacttaaacaggtggaacAACACttaaacaaatcaggtcaattagcataggactgacctcaacttttacaaccaatccttaccggactggattatctccccctcaggccacgcctagaaacacaATAGTATGTTCATAATAATGAAATTAGTACAGTGATAacgctttcatgtaaagcatatatgtacctgATATAAACAATCACATCcactaccaaatgatataatgaagtaagttcaatgtggtctaagatatctactctcaaatatttatgcaaacgttgcaatcagtgcgtgaaagtgcaaataatatgatctttgtatcacacaatatattcaatcacaatgttCAAATAAAGATACTTGCCACACTTTAGATATCTCAACAGATGATTTTTCTCAACGTATAAAGctcaagagatgtatagattttgtttgtaaaaaggatttgatctttgttttcaaaagataatattattcaaggaatattgcaacaaagatctttagaacataaacaaatatctctccaagaaatttttttttaaaatgaaacacacaa
This window contains:
- the LOC131159955 gene encoding uncharacterized protein LOC131159955, translating into MEDMISFHDPELQGESFSLITCQDFNSPTYLGVFFDDSDDDCDEDDDDDSYIEISLERRPCSDDVEDDDLEFRISFSSSCLFPELHGRGLARELFLMPPKTLETIVRPDTDQTESFSSLPSPPRITSSTPSTQNTIFLPSESHELSHNPSKTTIAKSDSNNNNSNSNKAEEMMQSSSSTRAYSSEEGIGNETRDSTCSSHQSPQSTIQNEIHNNQELPRSRKVTKVTAAINGGLMKFFMKFKSMKIKSMLASYMKSREPLCPDHQHRDTHHRDYRRVIPKSFNRLQSVPGTGSTRTGVDLDTCLGSSNSCSTAIAGGSCSDQKSSRVLEVNLDTIRGVLEAMSISLNNISRREYQNHNSVNSKFATRSCPSSIKCSPIHRGVRPASHHHHHQSNGKIYTIKENSVEAAIAYCKRSLAQSTPPDFCFHFE